The following are encoded together in the Carassius auratus strain Wakin unplaced genomic scaffold, ASM336829v1 scaf_tig00017159, whole genome shotgun sequence genome:
- the LOC113075547 gene encoding uncharacterized protein LOC113075547 isoform X2: MTAFFEGMLFAIVQFIDEEDQPFAVVPQVWLSEGMCYWPPFNLRKKDKGNNLAIRCTPPHSTWEKHHFKFMKGAECWQEAMRYLVRFQTGSSVETTDDDKKRKRISNSKYRPQASSDEEESSLPDAPAVLSFGQPLLSFENIVPGNKVSVLPDAPEVASIPENQENVVPSVDFRGEPGFSPEIQTPLHRAKSLSTRHLTGYSPQQFLDERCRARQVLSFTPPAANLPWQHMGENAGGESHRSVIGPWTPLASRVQHEVFSYEDFQRLQNEKQAVMEENQALREENQALREENQALRESTARTGKNMHKKVKLRKEYVMYVQNYHMPFIL; this comes from the exons ATGACTGCTTTTTTTGAAGGG ATGCTGTTTGCCATTGTTCAGTTTATTGATGAGGAGGATCAGCCATTTGCAGTGGTTCCGCAAGTGTGGCTCAGCGAGGGCATGTGCTATTGGCCCCCATTTAACCTCCGCAAAAAAGACAAAGGCAACAATTTAGCCATCCGCTGCACGCCTCCACACAGCACCTGGGAGAAACATCATTTTAAGTTTATGAAGGGAGCAG AATGTTGGCAAGAGGCGATGAGATATTTGGTGCGCTTCCAAACAGGTTCTAGCGTTGAAACGACGGACGATgacaagaagagaaagagaatctCAAATTCCAAGTACAGACCCCAGGCCTCTTCTGATGAAGAGGAGTCTAGTCTTCCAGATGCACCAGCAGTGCTGTCGTTTGGACAACCTCTTTTGAGCTTTGAAAACATTGTTCCTGGTAACAAGGTTTCAGTGCTGCCCGATGCTCCAGAAGTTGCATCGATTCCAGAAAACCAGGAAAATGTTGTGCCATCTGTAGACTTCAGAGGTG AACCAGGTTTCTCCCCAGAAATTCAGACTCCACTTCACAGAGCCAAGAGTTTGAGTACAA gACACTTGACTGGTTACTCGCCGCAGCAGTTTCTGGATGAAAGGTGTCGAG CTCGTCAAGTACTAAGCTTTACACCCCCAGCAGCAAATTTACCCTGGCAGCATATGGGTGAAAACGCTGGAG GAGAAAGTCATCGCTCTGTAATTGGCCCTTGGACTCCCCTGGCATCTCGTGTACAGCATGAAGTTTTCAGCTATGAAG attTCCAGAGACTCCAGAATGAAAAACAAGCCGTGATGGAGGAGAACCAAGCCCttagggaggagaaccaagctctgagggaggagaaccaagctctGAGGGAAAGCACTGCACGAACAGGTAAGAACATGCACAAAAAAGTCAAACTTAGGAAAGAGTATGTGATGTATGTACAAAATTACCATATGCCTTTCATTTTGTAG
- the LOC113075547 gene encoding uncharacterized protein LOC113075547 isoform X6, translating into MTAFFEGMLFAIVQFIDEEDQPFAVVPQVWLSEGMCYWPPFNLRKKDKGNNLAIRCTPPHSTWEKHHFKFMKGAECWQEAMRYLVRFQTGSSVETTDDDKKRKRISNSKYRPQASSDEEESSLPDAPAVLSFGQPLLSFENIVPGNKVSVLPDAPEVASIPENQENVVPSVDFRGEPGFSPEIQTPLHRAKSLSTRHLTGYSPQQFLDERCRARQVLSFTPPAANLPWQHMGENAGGESHRSVIGPWTPLASRVQHEVFSYEVF; encoded by the exons ATGACTGCTTTTTTTGAAGGG ATGCTGTTTGCCATTGTTCAGTTTATTGATGAGGAGGATCAGCCATTTGCAGTGGTTCCGCAAGTGTGGCTCAGCGAGGGCATGTGCTATTGGCCCCCATTTAACCTCCGCAAAAAAGACAAAGGCAACAATTTAGCCATCCGCTGCACGCCTCCACACAGCACCTGGGAGAAACATCATTTTAAGTTTATGAAGGGAGCAG AATGTTGGCAAGAGGCGATGAGATATTTGGTGCGCTTCCAAACAGGTTCTAGCGTTGAAACGACGGACGATgacaagaagagaaagagaatctCAAATTCCAAGTACAGACCCCAGGCCTCTTCTGATGAAGAGGAGTCTAGTCTTCCAGATGCACCAGCAGTGCTGTCGTTTGGACAACCTCTTTTGAGCTTTGAAAACATTGTTCCTGGTAACAAGGTTTCAGTGCTGCCCGATGCTCCAGAAGTTGCATCGATTCCAGAAAACCAGGAAAATGTTGTGCCATCTGTAGACTTCAGAGGTG AACCAGGTTTCTCCCCAGAAATTCAGACTCCACTTCACAGAGCCAAGAGTTTGAGTACAA gACACTTGACTGGTTACTCGCCGCAGCAGTTTCTGGATGAAAGGTGTCGAG CTCGTCAAGTACTAAGCTTTACACCCCCAGCAGCAAATTTACCCTGGCAGCATATGGGTGAAAACGCTGGAG GAGAAAGTCATCGCTCTGTAATTGGCCCTTGGACTCCCCTGGCATCTCGTGTACAGCATGAAGTTTTCAGCTATGAAG ttttttaa
- the LOC113075547 gene encoding uncharacterized protein LOC113075547 isoform X3 encodes MLFAIVQFIDEEDQPFAVVPQVWLSEGMCYWPPFNLRKKDKGNNLAIRCTPPHSTWEKHHFKFMKGAECWQEAMRYLVRFQTGSSVETTDDDKKRKRISNSKYRPQASSDEEESSLPDAPAVLSFGQPLLSFENIVPGNKVSVLPDAPEVASIPENQENVVPSVDFRGEPGFSPEIQTPLHRAKSLSTRHLTGYSPQQFLDERCRARQVLSFTPPAANLPWQHMGENAGGESHRSVIGPWTPLASRVQHEVFSYEDFQRLQNEKQAVMEENQALREENQALREENQALRESTARTGKNMHKKVKLRKEYVMYVQNYHMPFIL; translated from the exons ATGCTGTTTGCCATTGTTCAGTTTATTGATGAGGAGGATCAGCCATTTGCAGTGGTTCCGCAAGTGTGGCTCAGCGAGGGCATGTGCTATTGGCCCCCATTTAACCTCCGCAAAAAAGACAAAGGCAACAATTTAGCCATCCGCTGCACGCCTCCACACAGCACCTGGGAGAAACATCATTTTAAGTTTATGAAGGGAGCAG AATGTTGGCAAGAGGCGATGAGATATTTGGTGCGCTTCCAAACAGGTTCTAGCGTTGAAACGACGGACGATgacaagaagagaaagagaatctCAAATTCCAAGTACAGACCCCAGGCCTCTTCTGATGAAGAGGAGTCTAGTCTTCCAGATGCACCAGCAGTGCTGTCGTTTGGACAACCTCTTTTGAGCTTTGAAAACATTGTTCCTGGTAACAAGGTTTCAGTGCTGCCCGATGCTCCAGAAGTTGCATCGATTCCAGAAAACCAGGAAAATGTTGTGCCATCTGTAGACTTCAGAGGTG AACCAGGTTTCTCCCCAGAAATTCAGACTCCACTTCACAGAGCCAAGAGTTTGAGTACAA gACACTTGACTGGTTACTCGCCGCAGCAGTTTCTGGATGAAAGGTGTCGAG CTCGTCAAGTACTAAGCTTTACACCCCCAGCAGCAAATTTACCCTGGCAGCATATGGGTGAAAACGCTGGAG GAGAAAGTCATCGCTCTGTAATTGGCCCTTGGACTCCCCTGGCATCTCGTGTACAGCATGAAGTTTTCAGCTATGAAG attTCCAGAGACTCCAGAATGAAAAACAAGCCGTGATGGAGGAGAACCAAGCCCttagggaggagaaccaagctctgagggaggagaaccaagctctGAGGGAAAGCACTGCACGAACAGGTAAGAACATGCACAAAAAAGTCAAACTTAGGAAAGAGTATGTGATGTATGTACAAAATTACCATATGCCTTTCATTTTGTAG
- the LOC113075547 gene encoding uncharacterized protein LOC113075547 isoform X1 — protein sequence MIPHVALGKLLTILSKDHPTLPKDPRTLLKTVTCVKTTELSGGVYHHSGIESGILSQFLVSPELQKLTSVSMQVNVDGLPLFKSSNAQFWPVLGLIEQYVCNVQQNKLPFVIGLYYGKKKPSSLHFLNPFVEEAQRLEAEGVLFERRALPFKISTFICDAPARALVRNVKGHSGYYGCDKCVQKGVHYENRMTFPQTDSAPRLDHAVRDELSDDSHQCGETPLALLSVGLVTQFPLDYMHLVCLGVTRKLLHLWLKGRRLTRFSPSMVKEISRVLLTFTPHVPCEFNRKQRSMEDVERWKATEFRQFLLYTGPVSLKGLVPTQVYNNFMLLSVGITILLNVSLCADLADYAHRILVLFVDHCSKLYGKEHVTYNMHGLVHLSQDAKKYGVLDNISCFPFENFLGCLKKLLRKPAQPLEQVVRRLSERSQHRRTNISKTRSLREHNHGPLLNGLSVKKQYEECYFQDFVVKRSEGDNCVLLENKDIVVIQNVVVDEMDNTLLIYKRFLFPLSQNQVSPQKFRLHFTEPRV from the exons ATGATCCCCCATGTGGCACTGGGTAAGCTTTTAACCATTTTGTCCAAGGATCATCCAACCCTTCCTAAAGACCCAAGAACCCTTCTGAAAACAGTGACTTGTGTTAAAACAACAGAACTCTCAGGTGGTGTATACCATCACTCTGGAATTGAAAGTGGAATACTATCACAGTTTTTAGTGTCTCCTGAATTGCAGAAGTTGACGTCAGTTTCAATGCAAGTTAATGTTGATGGACTTCCACTTTTCAAAAGCTCAAATGCCCAGTTCTGGCCAGTTCTTGGTTTAATTGAGCAATACGTGTGTAATGTCCAACAAAACAAACTTCCATTTGTCATTGGTCTCTATTATGGGAAGAAGAAGCCAAGCAGCCTTCACTTTTTGAATCCTTTTGTAGAAGAGGCACAGCGACTTGAAGCGGAAGGAGTTCTGTTTGAAAGGAGAGCACTTCCTttcaaaatatcaacatttatctGTGACGCCCCTGCTCGTGCACTTGTTCGAAATGTGAAAGGTCACAGTGGATATTATGGGTGTGACAAGTGTGTTCAAAAGGGGGTCCACTACGAGAACAGGATGACCTTTCCTCAAACAGATTCTGCTCCAAGATTAGACCATGCAGTCCGTGATGAACTTTCTGATGACAGTCATCAGTGTGGAGAAACGCCATTGGCATTGTTGTCTGTTGGTTTGGTCACCCAGTTCCCACTGGATTATATGCATCTGGTATGCCTTGGAGTGACAAGAAAGTTGTTGCATCTTTGGCTAAAGGGACGGCGGCTGACAAGATTTTCGCCCAGCATGGTAAAAGAGATCTCCAGAGTACTCCTGACCTTCACACCTCATGTTCCGTGCGAGTTCAACAGGAAGCAACGATCCATGGAAGATGTTGAGCGTTGGAAAGCTACAGAATTCAGGCAGTTCCTCTTGTACACTGGACCAGTCAGCTTAAAAGGCCTTGTACCAACTCAAGTGTACAACAACTTCATGCTGCTTTCAGTTGGCATCACCATCCTACTGAATGTGTCCCTGTGTGCTGACCTTGCAGACTATGCACACAGAATATTGGTTCTCTTTGTTGATCACTGCAGCAAGCTTTATGGAAAAGAACATGTGACATACAACATGCATGGATTGGTGCACCTGAGCCAAGATGCCAAAAAGTATGGCGTCCTTGATAACATATCATGCTTCCCATTTGAAAACTTCCTTGGGTGTCTGAAGAAACTGTTGCGCAAGCCTGCACAACCACTGGAGCAGGTTGTTCGCCGATTGTCAGAGAGAAGTCAGCACAGAAGAACAAACATCTCCAAAACAAGGTCCTTGAGAGAGCACAACCATGGACCACTTCTCAACGGTCTTTCTGTGAAAAAGCAGTATGAGGAGTGTTACTTTCAAGACTTTGTTGTGAAACGTTCAGAGGGAGACAACTGTGTCCTGTTGGAAAATAAAGACATAGTTGTTATACAGAATGTCGTCGTTGATGAAATGGACAACACTTTGCTCATCTACAAGAGG tttctgtttcCTCTTTCTCAGAACCAGGTTTCTCCCCAGAAATTCAGACTCCACTTCACAGAGCCAAGAGTTTGA
- the LOC113075547 gene encoding uncharacterized protein LOC113075547 isoform X4, producing MSSYWAKRRRILKGVERDKQEIAAANDALLAVIPDFDQVNPPVNEHSTWEKHHFKFMKGAECWQEAMRYLVRFQTGSSVETTDDDKKRKRISNSKYRPQASSDEEESSLPDAPAVLSFGQPLLSFENIVPGNKVSVLPDAPEVASIPENQENVVPSVDFRGEPGFSPEIQTPLHRAKSLSTRHLTGYSPQQFLDERCRARQVLSFTPPAANLPWQHMGENAGGESHRSVIGPWTPLASRVQHEVFSYEDFQRLQNEKQAVMEENQALREENQALREENQALRESTARTGKNMHKKVKLRKEYVMYVQNYHMPFIL from the exons ATGTCTAGTTACTGGGCCAAAAGGAGACGAATATTGAAAGGAGTTGAGAGGGACAAACAGGAAATTGCAGCTGCAAACGATGCTCTACTTGCTGTTATTCCTGACTTTGACCAAGTAAATCCTCCTGTAAATGAAC ACAGCACCTGGGAGAAACATCATTTTAAGTTTATGAAGGGAGCAG AATGTTGGCAAGAGGCGATGAGATATTTGGTGCGCTTCCAAACAGGTTCTAGCGTTGAAACGACGGACGATgacaagaagagaaagagaatctCAAATTCCAAGTACAGACCCCAGGCCTCTTCTGATGAAGAGGAGTCTAGTCTTCCAGATGCACCAGCAGTGCTGTCGTTTGGACAACCTCTTTTGAGCTTTGAAAACATTGTTCCTGGTAACAAGGTTTCAGTGCTGCCCGATGCTCCAGAAGTTGCATCGATTCCAGAAAACCAGGAAAATGTTGTGCCATCTGTAGACTTCAGAGGTG AACCAGGTTTCTCCCCAGAAATTCAGACTCCACTTCACAGAGCCAAGAGTTTGAGTACAA gACACTTGACTGGTTACTCGCCGCAGCAGTTTCTGGATGAAAGGTGTCGAG CTCGTCAAGTACTAAGCTTTACACCCCCAGCAGCAAATTTACCCTGGCAGCATATGGGTGAAAACGCTGGAG GAGAAAGTCATCGCTCTGTAATTGGCCCTTGGACTCCCCTGGCATCTCGTGTACAGCATGAAGTTTTCAGCTATGAAG attTCCAGAGACTCCAGAATGAAAAACAAGCCGTGATGGAGGAGAACCAAGCCCttagggaggagaaccaagctctgagggaggagaaccaagctctGAGGGAAAGCACTGCACGAACAGGTAAGAACATGCACAAAAAAGTCAAACTTAGGAAAGAGTATGTGATGTATGTACAAAATTACCATATGCCTTTCATTTTGTAG
- the LOC113075547 gene encoding uncharacterized protein LOC113075547 isoform X5, with protein sequence MTAFFEGMLFAIVQFIDEEDQPFAVVPQVWLSEGMCYWPPFNLRKKDKGNNLAIRCTPPHSTWEKHHFKFMKGAECWQEAMRYLVRFQTGSSVETTDDDKKRKRISNSKYRPQASSDEEESSLPDAPAVLSFGQPLLSFENIVPGNKVSVLPDAPEVASIPENQENVVPSVDFRGEPGFSPEIQTPLHRAKSLSTRHLTGYSPQQFLDERCRARQVLSFTPPAANLPWQHMGENAGDFQRLQNEKQAVMEENQALREENQALREENQALRESTARTGKNMHKKVKLRKEYVMYVQNYHMPFIL encoded by the exons ATGACTGCTTTTTTTGAAGGG ATGCTGTTTGCCATTGTTCAGTTTATTGATGAGGAGGATCAGCCATTTGCAGTGGTTCCGCAAGTGTGGCTCAGCGAGGGCATGTGCTATTGGCCCCCATTTAACCTCCGCAAAAAAGACAAAGGCAACAATTTAGCCATCCGCTGCACGCCTCCACACAGCACCTGGGAGAAACATCATTTTAAGTTTATGAAGGGAGCAG AATGTTGGCAAGAGGCGATGAGATATTTGGTGCGCTTCCAAACAGGTTCTAGCGTTGAAACGACGGACGATgacaagaagagaaagagaatctCAAATTCCAAGTACAGACCCCAGGCCTCTTCTGATGAAGAGGAGTCTAGTCTTCCAGATGCACCAGCAGTGCTGTCGTTTGGACAACCTCTTTTGAGCTTTGAAAACATTGTTCCTGGTAACAAGGTTTCAGTGCTGCCCGATGCTCCAGAAGTTGCATCGATTCCAGAAAACCAGGAAAATGTTGTGCCATCTGTAGACTTCAGAGGTG AACCAGGTTTCTCCCCAGAAATTCAGACTCCACTTCACAGAGCCAAGAGTTTGAGTACAA gACACTTGACTGGTTACTCGCCGCAGCAGTTTCTGGATGAAAGGTGTCGAG CTCGTCAAGTACTAAGCTTTACACCCCCAGCAGCAAATTTACCCTGGCAGCATATGGGTGAAAACGCTGGAG attTCCAGAGACTCCAGAATGAAAAACAAGCCGTGATGGAGGAGAACCAAGCCCttagggaggagaaccaagctctgagggaggagaaccaagctctGAGGGAAAGCACTGCACGAACAGGTAAGAACATGCACAAAAAAGTCAAACTTAGGAAAGAGTATGTGATGTATGTACAAAATTACCATATGCCTTTCATTTTGTAG